The genomic stretch CCACTGATGTCAACAACAACTAAATTTGCAGCAGACACAAATTAAGCGTCAGTTTCCTGAAACATGAATGAAGCTGTAAAaagcagatttctttggttgagTTGTATATTTGTGTCTTCACCTCTGGTTTGTTGACTCTGTCTGCTGTATTTAAAGGAGCTGAGAGGAGCTCACCTGCTGACTCTGTGTTCGCCCTGTTCATTTCTTCAGCCTCTCGTCcaaatcctgtttttttcttaagaCCATTAACCCATTTGTGCCTGCTactgaaatgtttaatttccttTGGAAGTGTTCTCTGGACTAACACAAATctgaagagttttttttaaatcggtCTCACTTCTTGGCTGAAAAGTGAGTTTTTCTGATCATAGGATAATAAGTCATTATCAGTCATACAGCAGGTGAACACATTCACTTGAGGAGCCGCTCtttatcatttataatgacttAACATTCAGAAATTAACATTCCAACCTACTCATCTAAAATGTACATGAGGTAATAAGAAGATGTGGATATGACTGAAACTTTCACTGAACTGCTCGACAGTGAAAGAGGAGACAGTGCAGACAATAGTAATGATGAGGGATGTTTTTAAATTGACCATTTATCAGTGAAGAGAGCTAGATAATGTTGCTGAACTGACAACTGTGAAACATGGAATCAAAGAGATAATGTTCTCAGTGGAAGAGGACCTGGAAGGATCATTCTGActctgtttcttcctccagGGTGGAACATGGTGGAGAGCAGTGGCTGAAACCTGGTGGTCTgaagaagtgtaagtgtgtgttcactTTGATTGATGAAAACAAGGCAGCACATGTTAAAGTAGTTTAAATCTAAAGCTTGTGTATCTGCATTCAACTGTCAGTTTGAAAGAAGATCCAAAAAGATGAGTCATTGTGAAGTTTTGATCTAATTAACAGTCAGTCTGTTAATAAAGCAACTAATAAACCATCAGCTGTGTTAGATGATAAACTGCTGCTGTATTGTGTCttgttctctccatcagatgtctgtgaactcacagtggacacaaacacaataaacagagagctcaaactgtctgacaacaacaggacagTGACACGTGTGAGAGAGAAGCAgccatatcctgatcatccagagaggtttgacttctggcagctgctgtgtagaaatggtctgactggtcgctgttactgggaggtcgagtggagaggggATGTTgatatatcagtgagttacagaggaatcagcaggagaggaaacagtgaTGACTGTTGGTTTGGacggaatgatcagtcctggagtctgaacTGCTCCGATGATGgtggtcgttactctgtctggcacaataacagaagtacagtcctctcctcctcctccttctcctctggctctaacagagtagcagtgtatgtggactgtcctgctggcactctgtccttctacagagtctctgactcactgatccacctccacaccttcaacaccacattcactgaagaACTTTATCCTGGGTTCTTGTTCTGGTCATCTGGTTCCTCAGTGTCTCAGTaggagggacacacacacacactgtagtagTGGTGAtgaactttatatcatcaggaggaggagatgatgactatATCCAGGTATATGATTCAATTTAATCTGAATCATCACCTCGGGATTCGGAAGTCACATAATTTGTGGTCCGGCAAATGtggccatctttgtagtctttaccAGGGacttcctgccacacacacatatacaccgCCACCCATTTATATTGTTGGCTTGCTTATATTTTTGATGTTGCTAGTTGTGTTAAAGTaggtgatttgtgttttttggctttaataaacactgttgattaaaactgagcagcatctgtgattattttgcacatcTCATATTGTAATAACAGCTGTTTGAAATGGTCAGTGCTCAGATTCACATCTCCCCTCTCActctaattattgatattttcacaatattgacaatttgattaatttcaggctttgagactaaaggtatgtcatttgattattgatccctgacttcagggtggtgccccatGTTCATTAATGAATCATAGTAACCTAAgtttcattaatcaactatGATAATTTTAATTgataactagaactgcaagcagttatttacgggggccaagcccccccccccgtgaCTTGGACCCagcgcaccgcagagcccacggaagttggccccaaaggatgatgGGGCTCGGgacaaaagtgaggacacaggccaacgtctgagccgtggtatacgctgtaatgggaagtgcactggaagtgcaaaaggcggAATGTGTGCcaatttggatttgttgtactaaatcacgcccacattgaccagtaatgaccaccttcaagatatggcctcaggattgaccctacatcataccgaccacatttcgtaaaaatcggtgaagCCGTTTAAGAGGTATAAACTTCCCGTATTTTAGtaccccctagtggccaaaatacaccaaattcggctcatcccttcccagtctcatggcaaccaaggatctcaaatttggtgtcaaTCGCATTTAGTTTGCCCGAGATaccaaacagtttacatttttataaccAGCTACAGAaaattgtttgttaataatttgcgcattttttgaccgagcaaaattcttttgctaactttagatcaggtccagctgaagagtgtacgtgccaagtttcacgcagttcggacaaaatcccaaggaggcgttcaaaaaagtaggttttccagtttttgcgattttgcgaacaAACTTTCTaggcggaagtgggcgtggccaacgcgaagtgattcagctccattcagggaatctggggatacaaggtttttgaatgtgcaacatacggtgtgggagttataggccAAAACGCGTTGGcttaggttatagcgccccctgcaggcggatatatgtagttttttgtgtctgagatattcgcaggagtctggaccagcCGTCCAAATTGCACCGGCCTCCcatgcacggtttagcctgcagcaccacttttagcgcgataaaaataaaaataaaaatctttacaattacaatagggttcctagcaccgctggtcctaggaccAGAGGTTCCCTCTGCCCTTCTGGTCCCctaataatatattaataataataataataataataataatcaatactCAATATCCATTCCCAACACGGTGTTTGTCCATTCTGATCCACTGTTTGTATAAGTCGCATACTTTGTACCCTATTTAAGTTGTAAACtaggaataaaaaacaaaactcaaaaaaTATCTGCAGAAACAACTGAATAATGAAATCGGGAAATTCAAGCATGTTGAACGTGTCCATCACTTTTTACTGTCCCCTAAATGTCTAAAACGACTCGACCTTCTTTCTACATGTTGATGATGTTCTTACTTcatccaaaatgtttccaacaatgttgaaaccagagaaatccacaggtTTACTCAAGGTAATGTTTAATCTGGTCACCTGTTGCTGTAACTtcaggagagtcagagagcgAGGAAGAAAGTCAGAGAAGCAGACGAAACGTgacgagaaaaaaaatgttaaaccCCAACATTTGTGCCTGAGACAGATTTTCATCTAAAAATTTTATGTTGAATGATGGACATAACCTGCATTGTGAGTTTGACCGTGGGGTCATTGTGCGTCGCCCAAAACATTGGCCAACAACAGCACGCAGCAAgggtttgaattcaggtcaacctCTGACTGAATTCATCAACATTAGTGTctgagtcacgtcagatagTTTTCATCTGAAGACAACTACTCCCATGATCCTACGcttctttcactttttcttcATTGTTTTAATTGATAGACCACTAGGGGCAGAAATTACATAGTGTGCATTTAAATTACTTGATCTGAGCACCAGTAGTTTTTCTCAGATGAACAGATAATTAAGTCATGATCCCAAGATAATGGGCATTAAAAAATTATGAGCAACAACAGACAGTTTCTGAGTCAAACATTCGTCAATCGATCCCTGAGATGATCCTAGTATTTAAAGgcaaagttcaacattttggtgAAGTCGGCATGAGAAGTATCAAACTGAAGATCTGGCTctcagaaagaaaataaatgttttacacaaaatgtcaaattattccTTCAAAGTTATAACATGTAGATTTAGCTTTTCAGAGAATAACAATTCAGTCACAGTGAGAAGTTATCAGACTGTGTGGTTGTCTACCAGAGTCCTTCCTGAAATGAAAAccaaagtaaataaaaatctaatccacatattttaaaagacaaaatcttACAGCTGCTCTAAACCAGTTCTGTCCACTTTCACTTTGACAAACAGCGTGTCATCGTTGACATACGCAGCGTTCTGGGGAGCTTCCAGCTTGTTCAGAGGAATGAAGCATGAAAATCCAACAGCCACGTTGCTGACAGACTCGGCGGCGGGtcgttggaagcttttggatgTTGGGTCGGGTCTAAAGCTGAGAGTTCGGTGATTACCAGCACCGCTCTGATccagaacagacagagagacggtCTGTTTGAAAGGCCATGACAACAGAGCATCAAAGTCTCCTGGCATCAGGACAACATAAAGGGACAGGTGAGTCCCTCTTCCTTCCCCGTCCCCATTCAGATAGACcttggcagccattttgtagCCACAGCGCCCGGTGTGGAACGGCACGCTGCTAAGGCAAGGCGGCTGACCTCTGGCCTCGGCCTCCTTCTTGTTCCTGAAGTCCTCGATCTTCCAGATCAGTTTGCCGTCGTAGGACGTGGCCTCGAGCTCCTGCAGGTGCTGCTTGTTCCGACCGAGCTGAGCCGCGTGGAGATCCAGGAGACCTGAGTGGTGCTTCAGACTCTCCTCCAAAgttcctgaaaaacaaacagtgttcaCTGAAGTGTCACTCTAAACCTCAAAGCACTCAGGACTGTAAACTGCATCTTCTTGCAAGAGGAAACAATCACATTACTACCTGCACAGGTATCTTCAGAACAGACAGGAACACTGACTCAGTCACAGCAGGTTTATGGAGGCAGATATTCAGGTTTTTCTTACCCAGGTGTTCTTTGAGGGCCTCGGTAGCCGACACTTCCTGCATCACAGCATCCAGAGACTTCCTGagctgctccagctcctccagacCAGGACCCAGTCCCAGAGACACCTGCTGGACTTCCAGCTGGACGGTGGACAGGACGTCCTCCTGCCTGCTGAGAGTCCTCtgaccacacagacagacaggcagacacagagacagagtcagtcAGTGTCAAGTGAACATGatttgttgtgatttttaaagaaGACTTTGTGGGTGTGGTTTGATGGCTGATAAAGACGATGGAGCTTCAGATAAAATGCTGGTGGATAGTTTATTAACCTGAGCTGTAGAGACCATGTGTTCATGGCTGCTGTTCTGTTGCAGCAGTGGTCTTATTTCCTTCTGCAGACCAGCGAGCAGTAAACCGTCCGTCTgcacctcctgctgcctcagcAGCGCCTCCTCCTGAAGAACCTCCACCTGACCGAGGAGACAGCAGTCTGAGATCAACACTTCTgccatgtctttgtgttcagATGGATCAGAATATCAGGTGAGTTTATTGGACACACCTGTTGTTCCAGGTGAGTGTTGCTCCTCAGGACCAGCAGCATGTGGTGATTGACGGCAGCGTCTTCATGCAGcttcactttccctctcttACCCTGCAGGACACTTCTGTCAGCTAATGAAGTCACTCAGTTTGTATCACTGCTCAGGTGTTTCACTGCCTCTTTAGAGGAACTCACCTGCACGGAGCAGCCGAACCTCTTATAAGAACAGTTGACGTAAACCTCAGGACACGACTGTCCGTGCTCTGACAGCTgggtgacaacagacagattcAGATGGCTGCATCACAAACAAttgttgatgtgtttatttattgcaTGACTTTGAGGAATTCTTGATTCTGATTGGACAGTTTGGACTTTCTAAAACATTTGTGTAAATCTTAGATGCTACAGGTGTCCACACTGCCACTCAGGAGTCTGACTAGGACGCCCAGTTTTACCAAAATCAACCTGACTGCACTGGTCTGATTGTGGGTGCCAACAGCAGCTTAAAGCCTCAAGTCCAAACTGTCCTCAGATGTACACGGAGCAGAGCCGACTCATATTTGGTCCTTTGTCACCAAAACTCAGCCAGagtctgctgctcactgtaccTGCAGGTTTATGGTGTGAATGAGCTCACCTTGTGTCTGGGGACCTTCTGGGAGCAGCTGTTGGGACAGTCCACCTCGACCTCCGGACAGGAGCTCCACACGTGATCCTACAGAGCCAgtcagaggaagaaggaggtcaaaaaaaaaagtcagagaaCGAGATGAAACATAACATGAAGTACCCTGAACTTGAAGAACTTGTTTGATGATGCGTTCACCTTTAGCGAAGTGGATTTGTGTTTATTCGTGTTACTCGTGTGCCCCAAACAGGACTACCACTCTGATTTACCTGCATGAGGCTGAGTCGCTGCGGCTGCTGGCAGTGTGGGCAGGGCTCCATGCGGTGAGGACAGGTGTTGGTTAGGTGTTCCTGCAGGTGTTTCCTCTGTAGCGCCGCGCTGCAGCCTGGATTGCAGCACTGCAGCTGTTCGTACTGACACGACCTCAGGTGCTCCtgcagaggaggatgaagagatgGGAGGTGAACCGTCACAGAGATCTTTGTTTTGTACAGCTCACAACATAATAAcctcatgacactttccaaacTGAGCAGTTCTAAAtgggttcatttatttatagagacccaacatttcccccatgaACACTTGGTAACAGaagaaactgttttttaacaggCAGAACCCTGGAGCAGAACCGGACTCAGTGGTGGTTGGCCATCTGCCATCTGTATCATCATCACTCCCAAATCTCTGCTGCGATGGTGTGACCTGGTGGGGAGTGACTGCACTCATTCACGCATAATAATCCATTAAACCATCAGACTGAGTGTACCTGCAGGTGGTGTAATGTGACGACAGAGGTGCATGCTGGGTAGTTGGAACAGTACACTTCTAAATTAGAGATTTCTCGTTTGCAGCAGTTGTCCTGGAAAACCTGCGGGACAAAATTGTCCATTAGAAAAACTTTTGAGAACTAATCCAAACTCGACATTGacacacactgatgtgtttCCTCACTGAGTGGCTGACATCCAGTCAGGAGGACTAGACCACACACCTGCGATAACGACAGGTAGATCAGACATGGCCACTCCAGGTACCGCTCTAACACACCTGCTCACCTCCATCAGCCAACAGGAGGATGGAAACAAACACTGTCCGATTTTCTAAATAAAGTCTGAAAGTTTTGTGTTCATTTGGACGGAAACtctgttgctctgtgaatgtgcagctgtgtgtttggtTCTGACCTCAGCTAGTGTGATCACGGCTCCATCCACGGGACAAACTGGACCGGACGGTGCTGAACGctcactgaaacacaaagaagagaCCGCCGACTGAACCAACTGGACCAGGAGCAAAGGACACGCCCACCAGGTACAACACACCTGACTGTAAGGTGCTTCAGTCCACCTTCAATCAGTCGTGGTGATTTATGGTGGACTGTGTCAACATGAATGTGGTTTAAAGTGGATTGTGTCTGTTGGGATGTGTTTAAAGGTGGGCTGTATTAACATGAATGTGTTTTAAGGTGGACTGAGTCAGTGTGAGTATATTTTAAGATGGACTGGCTCCTACAGCAGTCCTTGGAGACAGTGGAGGCAGTAGATATGTCCACAGGAGTTCTGCTGAGGGTTGAGCACGACTCCTCTGCAGACAGGACAAACAAACTCCTCCTTCAGCGCCAACACAAACTTCAGGGAGTGCTGGATGGAGGTCAGTTCTGCCTCCCAGGAGCCCGCAGGGCCCGTCGACCTCATCCTGGACTCCTCGGACCTCACAGACTCCTCAGACTGCAAACTGGACTCCTTCGATCCTCCCAGCTTCGTGCTCGCTGTTGCCATGAACCTGCGGGACGACACactaaacacatcaaacaggtGATTCTGAAAATCCGATTAGAGCGTCTTAAATTCTGCTGTAACAATGTGCAGTGTCTATAAGAGAGTAACACGTTTTGATCAAATAGTCTTTGTCATCGTGTTTAGTCATGTTCAGTGTGGTGACCCTCTACAGGTGATCCTGTCCAACAGGTGACCCTCGACAGGTGTAACGAGATCGATactttagtttcagtttgtctCCTGTATGCACTGAGGTGGTTTCATTGAAGAGGCCACCTGACTGTCTGTGTCCACTGCTTTcagacagctgctttactcctcctccccctctcgtGATTGGATGTTATACCGTCAGGTGACTCCTCCCCCCTCTTGTGACTGGACGTTGTACCGTCACGTGACTCAGCGGCGCCCGGCAAACAAGCAAGCAAGCAGAGACGGAGCTGAAGaatggcagagaggaagaagagcgCCGCGTGGTTATATTTTCAGGCcgaaaaatgaaacaacagcAAGCTGCTTAATTTGTGGAAAGGCTGAATAATACAGTAGTAATACAACAAATTTATACAAGCATATGAACTGTAAGAGCCTAAATGCAGTTATCTTGTTTATAGAATAATTTAAGTTCATTAGAAGGAATAAGgatacaaatatttacattatttacagttttataCGTATGGTTTGTTTATAGCGAGGCAATAAGTACATGTTTCCATAATTTCAATATTTGTGGACAGCTAAAATGATCCTTTATAGTTTATTTGTGGCACTTTATAGTGGACGGATGTgcagactgcacctttaatgggTCACTCTCTCGTGAGTGTTTGGTAGGTAACGTGAATTTGTGGTCAGTCAGAACAAGCGGGGAGTGAAGCCGTATAGTTTTTTGACCTCTTGCTCTCACTCTCATTTCGTTCTATCATAACGTGTATAGGACGCAATTTGTATTTAATTGTGTaacaatttattttgtatttttcctgctttttttgaAGTAAACGTTTCAAGTTTACCTACTGGTCCATTCTTTGGATGTGGACACGGGGGGAGATTGTGAAGAGTTTCAAGACTTCAGGCCTCCTCACCTACATGAACAATcatgtgaaagaaaacacagagctacagaaacggagagaggaggagagaaatccCCCGACAGACCCAGAGTCAGAGGTCATTGGCAGAGAATGTCCTGGTAGATAAAAGTTTAATTTTTATTTGTTCTCGAGTGCTAATTCTGTGCACTTTGTGTCTATTTAAGAAATTGATCTAGACGTGACAATGTATGGGGACAAAAAAAATTTTTgttactgttctgttgtttctgaaaaaactttgattatgataataaagtattttgtatttacctataaactttttaatgttttaactaATTAATAATCCAAAGGAAAATTCATTCAGATTCAGCAATTTGATGATGCATCCACTTTAAGAATTAAAAAGTATTGGTATCGGcgatactggccctgtatttactcaGTATCGATCAATACCAAATCTTGCAGTATCGCACACCactaactttttattttttttattcaaactttattagcacattaaagacaaaatatgCACAGACACAACGAACAACAGACGCACAGggacacaataaaaaacaacaaccaacataaacaaaaaacaaaagcacaaacaaaTTATATAAACACTAGAtaggaaaggaaaaaacaaataaataaataaaataaaatagcagcagcagtgcGGTCCACAATATGTTCCAACAGGCTGGACGTCTTTAAAGCTTTAAAGAAATCTGACTTTAACAATATGAAATCCaccaaacagacacagaaactTTATCACATCATTCATTTCCTTATTATGTGATTCAACACTCAAACATAAGACCGGAGCTTCTGTGGTTGTGACCAGAACCTCATGAGACATTTGAGTCCAAATGTTAGTAGAATGACTCCAGCTCTTCTCTGCACAAGGCACATAAAGGGGACACACTGGGTCAGAACTTCATGATGGGACAGAGTCTGGCTAAGACTTTAATCAGAACTTCTTTATCTGTACTGGGGACAAGAACTCTGTTAACATCAGTCCAGacatcctgctgctgtcagcaaacGTCTCTCCAACGCTGACAGGAAGTAAGAACACTGATCGATCACCACTAACTGACTGCTGATCACGTTTCCTGCTTCCTGCCGCGCAGTGTACGTCACAGGCTACTTCTCTGCCCTCTAATTGGTGGAAAGTTgcacctgcagcctcacagacAAACACCTGCAGGCAGAACTCAGAGCTGAACATTGTCACTCACACGGCTGAGTGGACCGGCCGGTCACAGCTCGTGGTTCTGGTGACGTCACATACCAGCTGACTTGTGAAGCGAAAGTaaaagtaatctattacatgcACAAGTCCTGCACTGAAGCCCTCGGGATTCAGTTACACAGGTAGAAGAGTAACTAAGAAGCGGATCGATctgaaagtaaaagtactgattaCTCCCGTCCACGTGCTGATGACGGAcatgcgcgtgcgtgcgtgtgtgtgtgtgtgacactcaCAATGACATCCGTGTAAACAGCTCGTGCTCCCGCTCACAGGCTCGCTTCTGCTTTCTCTTTGCACCCGGACGCTGCAGGACTCGAGCCCGGTGAGTCCGTCGGTCCTCACAGCTCGTCCATGTGACCGATCGATCGGTTATCAGCGGTCGATCGAGCCGcgcagcaggaagaggaagctgtcagagcaggaagtgagtcaacaacaacctgctgctgtcagagctcAGCCCACAGTACTCTCGTTACTGCAGGGAGGGGATGTAAcggagtacttttactcaactaccGTTTTGGAGTACTTTATAcatccactacatttatctgatgtcgttttagttactagttacttgaCAGATTACATGCTGGTTGATGAGTTTTCTGTTTCCactgatgaaatgtaactaagtacatttactcaactactgtacTTAGTTTGTActcag from Sparus aurata chromosome 1, fSpaAur1.1, whole genome shotgun sequence encodes the following:
- the LOC115577115 gene encoding TNF receptor-associated factor 5-like isoform X1, with product MSLFMATASTKLGGSKESSLQSEESVRSEESRMRSTGPAGSWEAELTSIQHSLKFVLALKEEFVCPVCRGVVLNPQQNSCGHIYCLHCLQGLLERSAPSGPVCPVDGAVITLAEVFQDNCCKREISNLEVYCSNYPACTSVVTLHHLQEHLRSCQYEQLQCCNPGCSAALQRKHLQEHLTNTCPHRMEPCPHCQQPQRLSLMQDHVWSSCPEVEVDCPNSCSQKVPRHKLSEHGQSCPEVYVNCSYKRFGCSVQGKRGKVKLHEDAAVNHHMLLVLRSNTHLEQQVEVLQEEALLRQQEVQTDGLLLAGLQKEIRPLLQQNSSHEHMVSTAQRTLSRQEDVLSTVQLEVQQVSLGLGPGLEELEQLRKSLDAVMQEVSATEALKEHLGTLEESLKHHSGLLDLHAAQLGRNKQHLQELEATSYDGKLIWKIEDFRNKKEAEARGQPPCLSSVPFHTGRCGYKMAAKVYLNGDGEGRGTHLSLYVVLMPGDFDALLSWPFKQTVSLSVLDQSGAGNHRTLSFRPDPTSKSFQRPAAESVSNVAVGFSCFIPLNKLEAPQNAAYVNDDTLFVKVKVDRTGLEQL
- the LOC115577115 gene encoding TNF receptor-associated factor 5-like isoform X2 gives rise to the protein MATASTKLGGSKESSLQSEESVRSEESRMRSTGPAGSWEAELTSIQHSLKFVLALKEEFVCPVCRGVVLNPQQNSCGHIYCLHCLQGLLERSAPSGPVCPVDGAVITLAEVFQDNCCKREISNLEVYCSNYPACTSVVTLHHLQEHLRSCQYEQLQCCNPGCSAALQRKHLQEHLTNTCPHRMEPCPHCQQPQRLSLMQDHVWSSCPEVEVDCPNSCSQKVPRHKLSEHGQSCPEVYVNCSYKRFGCSVQGKRGKVKLHEDAAVNHHMLLVLRSNTHLEQQVEVLQEEALLRQQEVQTDGLLLAGLQKEIRPLLQQNSSHEHMVSTAQRTLSRQEDVLSTVQLEVQQVSLGLGPGLEELEQLRKSLDAVMQEVSATEALKEHLGTLEESLKHHSGLLDLHAAQLGRNKQHLQELEATSYDGKLIWKIEDFRNKKEAEARGQPPCLSSVPFHTGRCGYKMAAKVYLNGDGEGRGTHLSLYVVLMPGDFDALLSWPFKQTVSLSVLDQSGAGNHRTLSFRPDPTSKSFQRPAAESVSNVAVGFSCFIPLNKLEAPQNAAYVNDDTLFVKVKVDRTGLEQL